The following coding sequences are from one Mugil cephalus isolate CIBA_MC_2020 chromosome 9, CIBA_Mcephalus_1.1, whole genome shotgun sequence window:
- the LOC125013637 gene encoding zona pellucida sperm-binding protein 3-like, giving the protein MLQLTAFSFALACVRLGDARFLSVSVPTHWGVEEQRPAVVETEPERKHSSQSVRQAGALRTEQTTVEPLYWKYPGEPAEPAVRPPVGFKLKRPVAADSVAVRCGESKVFVEVSQDLFGLGKLVTPGEVTLGGCPAVEIDDFAHVLIFESELHGCGSKLVMIETTIIYAFTLVYNPRVLGSSPIIRSQRAVIGVECHYPR; this is encoded by the exons ATGCTGCAGCTTACTGCGTTCAGCTTTGCGCTCGCATGCGTCAGGCTCGGTGACGCTCGCTTCCTCAGCGTGAGCGTGCCAACCCACTGGGGGGTCGAGGAGCAAAGGCCCGCAGTGGTGGAAACAGAACCTGAGAGAAAGCACTCCAGTCAGTCTGTTCGCCAGGCTGGTGCGCTCCGAACTGAGCAGACGACGGTGGAGCCGCTCTACTGGAAGTATCCGGGAGAACCGGCGGAGCCGGCGGTGAGGCCCCCCGTCGGGTTCAAGCTGAAGAGGCCGGTGGCGGCTGACTCCGTCGCTGTGAGGTGTGGGGAAAGCAAAGTCTTCGTGGAAGTGAGTCAGGACCTGTTCGGCCTCGGCAAGCTGGTGACGCCGGGAGAAGTCACGCTTGGCGGTTGTCCAGCCGTTGAGATTGATGATTTTGCCCATGTGCTGATTTTTGAATCAGAGCTGCATGGCTGTGGCAGCAAACTAGTG atgATCGAGACAACCATCATCTATGCTTTTACACTGGTCTACAACCCCAGAGTGCTTGGCAGCAGCCCAATCATCAGGAGCCAGAGGGCTGTCATTGGAGTGGAGTGCCACTACCCGAGATGA